A single Anatilimnocola floriformis DNA region contains:
- a CDS encoding NADH-ubiquinone oxidoreductase-F iron-sulfur binding region domain-containing protein, with protein MIIQELQHLQHQHGYLPRHALRQLSDRLAVPLYRIQEVASFFPHFRIFADEAAEAREIAKLPQCEVAVCRDMACRLRGSAVIADQLKQLPAAKNGTLAVHEVSCLGRCDRAPAVRVHQNDSHSVRNLFGRSPDEVVQLVSQSTGSVAADLPDDRDEDLALDAGSWKINCYANQPPEQRYAAVKQWLNVLQNPPPPRRPDPNAPRDDRPQHPLIAALWTANLLGMGGAGGRAWKKWEEVLRARGQHKYVVCNGDESEPGTFKDREIFLRTPNLVLEGMILAGLLLRARRGYVYIRHEYEEPIAAMRAEIDRARAAGVCGKNILGSGIDFDVEVFVSPGGYICGEQTALIQAIQDERAEPRNRPPELQTNGLWDMPTLLNNVETFAWVPSILTQDGSDGSWYSKLGQAKAAPVKEGALPHYQGARFFSVSGDVAKPGVVEVPIGITLGELIDNYCGGMRDGKKLKAVATSGPSAGFLPAAIPLDAFSPRVQKKLAEHKLVAPGDKEFELRRLPLELGVVRDLNLMLGGGMVVYDERADLVDQAVACLRFYQSESCGKCVPCRIGSTKILELGEAIQRKELTVSEVEGLLSTSGGLVLELSQTMAETAICGLGNVAPNPLRTLLSYFPGDLQPYLRARK; from the coding sequence ATGATCATTCAAGAGTTGCAGCATTTGCAACATCAGCACGGCTATCTGCCGCGACATGCGCTGCGGCAATTATCCGACCGCCTCGCCGTGCCCCTGTATCGCATTCAGGAAGTGGCCAGCTTCTTTCCGCACTTCCGCATCTTCGCCGATGAAGCCGCCGAAGCTCGCGAGATCGCCAAGCTGCCGCAGTGTGAAGTTGCCGTTTGTCGCGACATGGCTTGCCGGTTACGCGGCTCGGCCGTGATCGCCGATCAGTTGAAACAACTCCCCGCTGCGAAGAACGGAACGCTCGCGGTGCATGAAGTCTCTTGCCTAGGCCGCTGCGATCGCGCGCCAGCTGTGCGCGTTCATCAGAACGACAGCCACTCGGTGCGCAATTTGTTTGGGCGCTCGCCAGACGAGGTTGTGCAACTCGTTTCGCAGTCAACCGGCAGTGTGGCTGCCGATTTGCCCGATGACCGCGACGAAGATCTCGCGCTGGACGCTGGCAGCTGGAAGATCAATTGCTATGCCAATCAGCCGCCGGAGCAGCGTTACGCTGCCGTCAAGCAATGGCTGAACGTGCTACAGAATCCACCGCCGCCGCGCCGGCCTGATCCCAACGCGCCGCGCGACGACAGGCCGCAGCATCCGCTGATCGCCGCGCTCTGGACTGCCAATCTACTCGGCATGGGTGGCGCTGGCGGGCGAGCCTGGAAGAAATGGGAAGAAGTGCTGCGGGCCCGCGGGCAACACAAATATGTCGTCTGCAACGGCGACGAAAGTGAGCCCGGCACCTTCAAGGACCGCGAGATTTTTCTCCGCACGCCGAACCTGGTGCTGGAAGGAATGATCCTCGCCGGCCTGCTGCTGCGAGCTCGTCGTGGTTATGTCTACATCCGTCACGAATACGAAGAGCCGATCGCTGCCATGCGGGCCGAGATCGACCGGGCTCGCGCGGCCGGCGTGTGCGGCAAGAATATTCTCGGCAGTGGCATCGATTTTGACGTGGAAGTGTTCGTCTCACCTGGTGGATATATCTGCGGCGAACAAACCGCGCTGATCCAAGCCATTCAAGACGAACGAGCCGAGCCTCGCAACAGGCCGCCGGAGTTGCAAACCAATGGCCTGTGGGACATGCCGACGCTGCTCAACAACGTCGAGACCTTCGCCTGGGTTCCATCGATCCTCACACAAGATGGCAGCGACGGCAGTTGGTATTCGAAACTCGGCCAAGCCAAAGCCGCGCCGGTAAAAGAGGGCGCGCTCCCCCATTACCAAGGTGCGCGCTTCTTCTCCGTCTCCGGCGATGTCGCCAAGCCCGGCGTGGTCGAAGTGCCGATCGGCATCACGCTTGGCGAGCTTATCGACAACTACTGCGGCGGCATGCGTGACGGTAAAAAACTGAAAGCCGTCGCCACCTCAGGGCCCTCGGCTGGTTTTCTTCCCGCCGCAATTCCACTCGATGCGTTCAGTCCGCGCGTGCAGAAAAAGCTGGCCGAGCACAAGCTCGTCGCGCCCGGCGACAAGGAATTCGAACTCCGCCGTTTGCCGCTCGAGCTCGGTGTGGTCCGCGATTTGAATCTCATGCTCGGCGGCGGCATGGTGGTCTACGACGAGCGGGCCGATCTGGTCGACCAGGCAGTGGCTTGTCTTCGTTTTTATCAATCCGAATCGTGCGGCAAGTGTGTCCCCTGTCGCATTGGCTCCACCAAGATACTTGAGCTGGGCGAAGCCATTCAGCGGAAAGAACTGACCGTCAGCGAAGTTGAAGGGCTGTTGTCGACCTCCGGCGGCTTGGTGCTGGAGTTGTCGCAAACGATGGCCGAGACGGCGATCTGCGGCCTGGGCAACGTCGCGCCGAATCCATTGCGGACGCTGCTATCGTATTTTCCCGGCGATTTGCAACCTTATCTTCGAGCACGGAAGTAA
- a CDS encoding SDR family oxidoreductase, with protein MAKLIIGCGYLGSRVLDLWLARGEKVYAMTRSPARAAEWSQRGISPLVADIAAPLNIEAPTDIDTVLFAVGFDAQAGRSIREVYVDGLARVLAWLPATIRRFIYISSTGVYGSFQGEWIDEIAPCDPQREGGKACLAAEQLLAKSPFADRSVILRLAGIYGPGRIPRAKDLLENKPLDATPTGYLNLIHVADAARIVLLAEKPTSHCLLVSDGAPVVRGEYYAELARLLNAPPPQFAPAANEPPVAKRGAADKRISNARLISELSPEFQFPDYRAGLSDAVKHWQAS; from the coding sequence TTGGCGAAGTTGATTATCGGCTGCGGCTATTTGGGTTCGCGTGTGCTCGATCTATGGCTCGCGCGCGGCGAAAAGGTTTATGCAATGACGCGTTCGCCCGCGCGCGCTGCGGAATGGTCGCAGCGCGGCATCTCGCCGCTCGTTGCCGACATCGCTGCGCCTTTGAATATCGAGGCGCCAACGGACATTGACACTGTGTTGTTCGCCGTCGGCTTCGACGCCCAGGCCGGTCGCTCGATTCGCGAAGTTTATGTCGACGGCCTGGCGCGCGTGCTCGCTTGGTTGCCAGCAACGATTCGCCGTTTCATCTACATCAGTTCGACGGGCGTCTACGGTTCATTCCAAGGCGAATGGATCGACGAAATAGCTCCATGTGATCCGCAACGCGAGGGAGGCAAGGCTTGCCTCGCGGCAGAACAACTCCTCGCAAAATCCCCTTTCGCCGATCGCAGCGTTATTCTCCGCCTCGCCGGCATTTACGGCCCAGGGCGAATTCCGCGCGCGAAAGATTTGCTCGAAAACAAACCGCTCGATGCGACGCCAACAGGTTATCTGAATTTGATTCATGTTGCCGATGCCGCGCGAATCGTGTTGCTCGCCGAAAAACCTACGTCGCATTGTCTGCTCGTCAGCGATGGAGCACCGGTCGTCCGCGGCGAATATTACGCTGAGCTCGCCCGCCTCTTGAACGCCCCGCCGCCGCAATTTGCTCCTGCAGCCAATGAACCACCGGTCGCCAAGCGCGGCGCCGCCGACAAACGGATCAGCAACGCACGTCTCATAAGCGAACTATCGCCCGAGTTTCAATTCCCTGACTATCGCGCCGGCTTGTCCGATGCAGTCAAGCATTGGCAAGCTTCGTAA
- the yidD gene encoding membrane protein insertion efficiency factor YidD: protein MIVLRWLREAVSAVLIGCVRLYQIFLSPIFGRQCRFQPTCSHYYIGAVQKYGPIRGSLKGAWRICRCNPFCQGGFDPP, encoded by the coding sequence ATGATCGTCCTCCGTTGGCTGCGCGAAGCAGTCTCTGCCGTGCTGATCGGCTGCGTTCGCTTGTATCAGATTTTTCTGAGTCCGATCTTCGGCCGGCAGTGCCGGTTTCAGCCGACGTGCAGTCATTACTACATTGGCGCCGTGCAAAAGTACGGGCCGATCCGCGGCTCGCTTAAAGGGGCATGGCGAATCTGCCGTTGCAATCCGTTTTGTCAGGGCGGCTTTGATCCGCCGTAA
- a CDS encoding cytochrome c3 family protein, which translates to MTTHSPTPESSKQRALRIVLDYHRRGDRLVRSKYFWTFIGTLVALAYVAWLFVGGTSAQQQLSPGSLAAVHSSLNSDCAKCHQNFKPLSADASGSRMLLAAFHETHPAKVSCRDCHPQQTDLPHHPNQLSTDEMSCAACHVDHQGSGAQLARPADRTCTVCHEDMASHRTRSQFEPALQSVAQFARLAPEQFAHPGFRSLPAEDKNDFKFNHQLHLLPGQWPKDGKPEGAWKLGQIPAELREQFKTSPDQSLDSLVQLDCSSCHVTATTDSGAYMLPVNFERHCQACHSLTVAKTLGGNTQTWNIRHGLKQLELRDVLLGISASVEKQDSSATKLSPNSPLGPPLPVPGRTPGFNLAQQLGDPGQVDAWQKSLFREQCLKCHTDASALSAKEAEPIDFLKPRIPERWFTHGAFNHRTHEAWANCRDCHAGAYATDATGKPPIDDQRVLVPNIDNCVQCHASKSTHEKFKATARFDCAECHRYHPTGAQPHVAP; encoded by the coding sequence ATGACGACCCATTCACCAACGCCCGAATCGAGCAAGCAGCGCGCACTTCGGATCGTGCTCGACTACCATCGTCGCGGCGATCGACTGGTCCGCTCGAAGTATTTTTGGACATTCATCGGCACACTCGTCGCGCTCGCTTACGTTGCCTGGCTGTTTGTCGGCGGCACAAGCGCGCAGCAACAACTTTCGCCCGGTTCGCTGGCGGCGGTCCATTCGTCGCTGAATTCTGATTGCGCGAAGTGTCATCAGAATTTCAAACCACTGAGCGCCGATGCCAGCGGCTCGCGGATGTTGCTCGCCGCCTTTCATGAAACGCATCCAGCGAAAGTCAGCTGCCGCGATTGTCATCCTCAGCAAACCGATTTGCCGCATCATCCCAACCAGTTGTCCACCGATGAGATGAGCTGCGCTGCCTGCCACGTCGATCACCAAGGGAGCGGTGCTCAACTCGCCCGGCCAGCTGATCGCACTTGTACGGTGTGTCACGAAGATATGGCCAGCCATCGTACGCGTTCGCAGTTCGAGCCGGCCCTGCAAAGCGTCGCTCAATTTGCCCGCCTCGCGCCCGAACAATTTGCTCATCCCGGTTTTCGCTCGCTGCCTGCCGAAGACAAGAACGATTTCAAATTCAACCACCAGCTTCACCTGCTCCCCGGCCAATGGCCTAAGGACGGCAAGCCCGAAGGAGCCTGGAAACTCGGCCAGATTCCCGCCGAGTTGCGCGAGCAATTCAAAACCAGTCCCGATCAATCGCTCGATTCACTGGTGCAGCTCGATTGCAGCTCCTGCCACGTCACGGCGACAACCGATTCTGGCGCGTACATGTTGCCGGTCAATTTTGAGCGGCATTGCCAGGCCTGCCATTCGCTGACCGTGGCAAAGACCTTGGGCGGAAATACCCAAACCTGGAACATCCGGCATGGCTTGAAACAGCTCGAACTGCGCGACGTGCTGCTCGGCATATCGGCCTCGGTCGAAAAACAAGATTCCAGCGCAACGAAGCTCTCGCCAAATTCGCCGCTTGGTCCACCGCTGCCGGTTCCTGGCAGGACGCCGGGGTTCAATCTTGCGCAACAGCTAGGCGATCCTGGCCAAGTCGATGCGTGGCAAAAAAGCTTGTTTCGCGAACAATGCTTGAAGTGCCACACCGACGCTTCAGCCCTATCAGCGAAGGAAGCCGAGCCGATCGATTTCCTCAAGCCGCGGATTCCCGAACGCTGGTTCACGCACGGCGCTTTCAATCACCGCACGCACGAAGCCTGGGCCAATTGCCGCGATTGCCATGCGGGAGCTTACGCTACCGATGCCACCGGCAAACCACCGATTGATGACCAGCGCGTTCTCGTGCCGAACATCGACAACTGCGTGCAGTGTCACGCGTCCAAAAGTACGCACGAAAAATTCAAAGCCACCGCGCGCTTCGATTGCGCAGAGTGCCATCGCTATCACCCGACGGGAGCGCAACCGCATGTCGCTCCATAA
- a CDS encoding cytochrome c family protein produces MSLHNRLLLVFLAVVVAGCKPAVPAASVYQLTNVVESVENRATAPADVHFVGRNSCSATACHGQPQAESINWRNAHQAFEANDPHRRAFDVLYTARSVRMYRLLAEDEAKTIDDGVYLRFLEKNCVGCHATPPQGMPANGAFAPQPSPEVYWQGVSCESCHGPASRWLGTHYSLSWPENATARTHQAANGFQDTRNLDSRAAVCLNCHQGPRQLGEETYDVNHDLIAAGHPRLKFELHSYLANLPKHWSEAQELQRQQAADSQLAAAFHFNTWRAGQNQSAAREQQLREFRTKKSADGLSGWAEFANHDCRHCHHLTAEHTFRLTHNEPSARPDLFKNVSLTPTPAERAGVLLKHLDQSRKPQSTALLPSSDQGVDIYLAAAAFARDFPQEPPFTDLTRLQWLLAQQAGKTQYDLPTNFDPEQPELRQALNDLQQALERLAQPNRNGSRRP; encoded by the coding sequence ATGTCGCTCCATAACCGCTTGCTGCTCGTATTTCTGGCCGTTGTCGTCGCTGGCTGCAAACCAGCCGTACCCGCGGCGAGCGTTTATCAACTCACCAACGTCGTCGAGTCGGTAGAAAACAGAGCAACTGCACCAGCCGACGTTCATTTCGTCGGCCGCAATTCCTGTTCGGCCACGGCCTGCCATGGCCAACCGCAAGCCGAATCGATCAACTGGCGAAACGCTCATCAAGCGTTCGAAGCCAACGATCCTCACCGACGGGCCTTCGATGTGCTCTACACCGCGCGCTCGGTGCGGATGTATCGCTTGCTGGCCGAGGATGAGGCGAAAACGATCGACGATGGAGTTTACCTGCGGTTCCTCGAGAAGAATTGCGTCGGCTGCCACGCTACGCCGCCGCAGGGAATGCCAGCCAATGGTGCATTCGCTCCGCAACCGAGCCCGGAAGTTTACTGGCAAGGCGTGTCGTGCGAATCGTGCCACGGCCCGGCCAGTCGTTGGCTGGGAACACACTATTCTCTCTCGTGGCCAGAGAATGCCACCGCACGAACCCACCAAGCGGCGAATGGCTTTCAGGACACGCGCAACTTAGATTCGCGCGCCGCGGTCTGCCTCAACTGTCATCAGGGACCTCGCCAACTGGGCGAGGAAACGTACGACGTCAATCACGATCTAATCGCAGCCGGGCATCCGCGTTTGAAATTCGAACTCCACTCCTACCTGGCCAACTTGCCCAAGCATTGGAGCGAAGCTCAAGAACTGCAGCGGCAACAAGCTGCCGATTCTCAACTAGCGGCGGCCTTCCACTTCAACACCTGGCGGGCAGGGCAGAACCAATCCGCGGCCCGCGAACAGCAGCTGCGAGAGTTCCGCACGAAGAAATCCGCTGATGGACTCAGCGGCTGGGCCGAGTTTGCCAATCACGATTGCCGTCATTGTCATCATCTGACTGCCGAACACACTTTTCGTTTGACGCATAACGAACCGAGTGCCCGACCCGATCTCTTTAAAAATGTTTCACTCACGCCGACACCAGCCGAGCGGGCCGGAGTGCTGCTGAAGCATCTGGACCAAAGTCGTAAACCGCAAAGCACCGCTCTGTTGCCGAGCAGCGATCAAGGTGTCGACATTTATCTCGCAGCCGCTGCGTTCGCTCGCGATTTTCCGCAAGAGCCGCCGTTCACTGACCTGACTCGTTTGCAGTGGCTCCTCGCGCAACAAGCAGGCAAAACTCAATACGACCTGCCGACCAATTTCGATCCAGAACAACCCGAACTGAGACAAGCCTTGAACGATTTGCAACAAGCTCTCGAGCGATTGGCCCAGCCGAATCGTAACGGGAGTCGCCGACCATGA
- a CDS encoding adenylate/guanylate cyclase domain-containing protein — protein MNQRWEIRIYEDGKLAHTAEVSGPIELGRQAAAEELLYATAIVAGRPRLVVTEEKSVSRNQALLEPLEGGCCQLTNISTNRAINLLDINGTLEPGAKRILEGETLIGFGRTTAIRLQPMNASRVADRELIDESLYKSLPNLDSDGPGQSFFGETAFQSLSAANLSQETRAVDRWVQAAMDVLESAANSADFYDKAARAVVDLAKLHSAWVLFFENGKWRQQARYISPRVGSSATKDFSQTVLRLVREKKQTFWQLPPSPTPEKMESLTGVDAFVAAPIFNRQWEVIGALCGNRQGVGLGIVDSIDEGEANFVQLLARCIAAGLARLEQEQAALKAQVQFANFFSPELSRQLTLQPDLLNVRDAEVTLLFCDIRGFSRISERLGAARTVDWISDVMDAISNCVRAESGVLVDYVGDETFAMWGAPEEQPDHAERACRAALAMLEQLPILNERWQGELKEPLDIGIGINTGIARVGNIGSSHKFKYGPLGNTVNLASRVQGATKHAKCKLLITGTTQAKLGPEFLTRRLCQVRVFNIAQAVDLYQLVPPGSPDWPEAKAVYEAALTEFENRRFSPAARILGNWRMQHGADAPALLLLHRTVQAMVEEKEDFDPVWQLPGK, from the coding sequence ATGAACCAACGTTGGGAAATTCGCATCTATGAGGATGGCAAGCTCGCGCACACAGCCGAAGTAAGCGGTCCCATCGAACTGGGGCGCCAGGCTGCCGCCGAGGAATTGCTGTATGCGACCGCGATTGTCGCTGGCCGGCCACGACTCGTGGTGACTGAGGAGAAGTCAGTCTCCCGGAATCAGGCCCTACTGGAGCCGCTGGAAGGAGGCTGCTGCCAGCTCACCAATATCAGCACCAACCGGGCGATCAATCTGCTCGATATCAACGGCACACTTGAGCCAGGCGCGAAACGCATTTTGGAAGGCGAAACACTGATCGGTTTCGGCAGGACTACGGCGATTCGCCTGCAACCGATGAACGCGAGCCGCGTTGCCGATCGCGAATTGATCGACGAATCGCTGTACAAGAGCCTGCCGAATCTTGATTCCGATGGGCCGGGGCAGAGCTTCTTCGGGGAGACGGCCTTTCAGAGTTTGTCGGCGGCGAATTTGAGCCAGGAGACGCGGGCGGTCGATCGCTGGGTACAAGCGGCGATGGATGTGCTCGAAAGCGCCGCCAACTCGGCCGATTTTTACGACAAGGCGGCTCGCGCGGTGGTGGACCTCGCCAAGCTCCATTCGGCTTGGGTACTCTTTTTCGAAAACGGCAAATGGCGGCAACAGGCGCGCTACATCTCGCCGCGTGTCGGTTCGAGCGCGACGAAGGACTTCAGCCAGACCGTGCTTAGATTAGTGCGAGAAAAGAAGCAAACCTTCTGGCAGTTACCGCCGTCGCCGACACCGGAAAAAATGGAAAGCCTCACCGGCGTCGACGCATTTGTCGCCGCGCCTATTTTTAATCGCCAGTGGGAAGTCATCGGTGCGCTGTGCGGCAACCGGCAGGGAGTCGGCCTGGGAATTGTCGATTCGATCGACGAAGGCGAAGCCAATTTCGTGCAACTGCTGGCTCGGTGCATCGCGGCTGGCTTGGCCCGTTTGGAGCAAGAGCAGGCCGCTCTCAAAGCGCAGGTGCAGTTTGCGAACTTTTTCAGCCCAGAGCTTTCACGGCAACTCACGTTGCAGCCCGATCTGCTGAATGTGCGCGATGCCGAAGTGACTCTGCTGTTTTGCGACATTCGCGGCTTCAGCCGCATCAGCGAACGACTCGGCGCCGCCCGTACGGTCGACTGGATCAGCGACGTGATGGATGCGATTTCAAATTGCGTACGGGCTGAGTCCGGCGTTCTGGTCGATTACGTGGGCGATGAAACCTTCGCCATGTGGGGTGCGCCGGAAGAACAGCCTGATCATGCCGAGCGAGCCTGCCGTGCTGCCCTTGCCATGCTGGAACAACTACCGATCTTGAACGAACGCTGGCAAGGCGAGCTAAAGGAGCCGCTGGATATTGGAATTGGTATCAACACCGGCATCGCCCGCGTCGGCAACATCGGCTCGAGTCACAAATTCAAATACGGACCGCTGGGCAACACCGTAAACCTCGCCAGCCGAGTGCAGGGCGCCACCAAGCACGCGAAATGCAAACTACTGATCACCGGCACCACGCAAGCCAAGCTCGGCCCGGAATTTTTGACTCGCCGGTTGTGCCAGGTGCGCGTCTTCAACATCGCGCAGGCAGTTGACTTGTATCAGCTCGTCCCGCCCGGCAGCCCTGATTGGCCCGAAGCCAAAGCCGTCTACGAAGCGGCCCTCACGGAATTTGAGAATCGTCGTTTTTCTCCGGCTGCCCGAATTCTAGGGAATTGGCGAATGCAACATGGCGCCGACGCTCCGGCGCTGTTACTGCTGCATCGCACAGTGCAGGCAATGGTGGAAGAGAAAGAAGATTTCGATCCGGTCTGGCAATTGCCGGGCAAGTAA
- the rnpA gene encoding ribonuclease P protein component, with protein MADASFPKVFHLLKQAEFDRVFATRAYAADDHLIIHGCANELPISRLGLSVSKKSGNSPQRNYWKRSIREAFRLNREQMPRGIDIVVRPQKGAKADSLAIQQSLPVLVQKLAKRLKLPSRPTEESA; from the coding sequence ATGGCCGACGCGAGTTTTCCCAAAGTCTTTCATCTTCTCAAACAGGCGGAATTTGACCGCGTGTTTGCTACGCGAGCCTATGCCGCCGACGATCACTTGATCATTCATGGCTGCGCGAATGAACTGCCGATCAGTCGCCTGGGCCTGAGCGTTTCGAAGAAGTCTGGAAACTCCCCACAGCGGAATTATTGGAAGCGATCGATCCGCGAAGCGTTTCGTTTGAATCGCGAGCAAATGCCGCGCGGCATCGATATTGTCGTGAGGCCGCAAAAGGGAGCGAAGGCCGACAGCCTGGCCATTCAGCAATCGCTGCCGGTGCTGGTGCAAAAATTAGCCAAGCGTTTGAAACTGCCGTCACGGCCCACGGAGGAATCGGCATGA